TCCGGCTCGGCGGTGCGCTGGGCCGCATGTTCGGCGTGTGCGCCAACGAACTGTCCGCCGACGGTCATGTTGTCGACGCCGAGTACGGCTGCGGTGCCCATTCGGACACCCCGCAGCCGCCCGGTTCGGGTTCCCCGCTCTACGCACCCTTCGACGACGGGGTGCTCGACCTCGCCGACTGATCGGCCGTTGAGGCCGTTGAGGCCGTTGAGGCCGTTGAGGCCGTTGAGGCTACTGCGGCTACCGTTCGGCCGCGGCCTTGATGCGGGCCAGTGACTGGTTCATGCCATCGACGAGTTCGCCCTCGAAGCCGGGCACACCACCGAAGAACGCCGTGATCGCCGCGTTGGACACCGCGGTGGTGCCGTTCTCGGCGTGCCGGCTCTCGGTCACCCGGGTGCCGTTCTCGGTCGGTTCGAGTTCATAGCTCCACACCGTCTTGTTGACGTCGACGCGGAACGCCAGCTTCTGCTCGGGGATCACCTCGAGGATGTGGCAGGTGGTCGGCCAGAACATGAACTTGCGGCGGTTCAGGTTGATCGTCAGCGCACCCGGGCGCAGCGGACCGATCGTCTTCATCAGCCGGCACTGCGGGCTCCACTCGGGCATGCGGCTCAGGTCCGAGATCAGCGACCAGACCTTGCCGACGGGTGCGTTGATGTCGATCTGGGCTTGCAGCAACGGTGCGGCCATGTGTCTCCTCAGGTCAATCCGCTTTGGGCGCCCCGTGATCCGCGACGCACCGCCCGACGTTGCCACAGGAAGATCGACGTGCCAAGCACTCCGACGCCGAGGCCCGCGACGGTATAGGGCCGCCATTCCTGCAGATTCGGCAACGCGAACGCCGCGATCGTCGCGATGAGCCAGCCCACCGCGATCACGATGATCACCGGGCGCGGATCGAGCAGCGCGCGGGGCAGTTGCGGGGGCACGGGGGTGTCGTCTGGGTTCCGTTCTGGCGCACCGGTCACCGCCTCAACGTAACCGATGGCTCTGTCCCACATCGGCCCTGGCTCTGGGCCGTTGGGCCGTTCGCTCAGTACTATTTGCGTTGTGAAACATCTGGACGCGCGGGTCGCGAGCGACCTGGCACTGGCCGTTGTTCGGTTTGCCCGCCAATTGCGGACGCGCCGTTCGGATTCCCCGGTCACGCTCACCCAGCTGTCGGCGCTGTCGACGCTGGCCAAGGAGGGCGCCATGACGCCGGGCGCGCTCGCGGTTCGTGAGCGCGTGCGCCCTCCGTCGATGACGCGGGTGCTGACGTCGTTGACCGAACAGGGCCTGGTGGTGCGCACGGCACATCCCGTCGACGGCAGGCAGATCATGGTGTCGGCCTCGCAGGCCGGTATGGAACTCGTCGAGGTGGAGCAGCGCGCCAGCCAGGAATGGCTGCTGGAACAATTGGGCAAACTTGATCCCGATCAGCGTCAGACGTTGATCGCCGCGGCCGATCTGATGACGGCCATGGTCGACGAGAAGGTGTGAGCCCGCTGCAAGTAATCGACATCGACGATCCCGCCGATTCCCGCATCGACGACTTCCGTGACCTCAACAGCGTCGACCGCAGGCCGGATCTGCCCACCGGAAAAGCTCTGGTGATCGCCGAGGGTGTGCTGGTGGTGCAGCGCATGCTGGCCTCCCGCTTCCAACCCCGCGCCCTGCTCGGCACCGACCGCAGGCTCGGCGAACTCGCCGCCGACCTCGAGGGGGTCGACGTGCCGTTCTACCGCGCGAGCGCCGAGGTGATGGCCGAGGCGATCGGCTTCCACCTCAACCGCGGTGTGCTGGCCTCGGCGCCGCGCGCTGCCGAACTCACCGTCGAGAAGGTGCTCGCGGGCGCGCGCACCGTGGCGGTGCTCGAAGGTGTCAACGACCACGAGAACCTCGGCTCGATCTTCCGCAACGCCGCCGGGCTCGCCGTCGACGCCGTGATCTTCGGGGCCGGATGCGCCGATCCGCTGTACCGGCGGGCGGTGCGGGTGTCGATGGGCCACGCCCTGCTGGTGCCCTTCGCGCGGGCGATGTCCTGGCCCGCTGATCTGGAGATGTTGCGGGACAACGATTTTCGTCTGCTCGCGATGACCCCGGCCGGGTCAGCGGCGACACTGTCGGATGCGATGGTGCAACTCGGCGCCGAGCGTGTCGCGATCCTGGTGGGTGCCGAGGGGCCCGGCCTGACCGAGCGCACCATGCGTGCCAGCGACGTGCGGGTGCGCATCCCGATGTCCCGCGGCACGGATTCGCTCAACGTCGCGACGGCGGCGGCGCTGGCGTTCTACGAGCGGGCCCGGCTGGCGCACTGACGAGGCGCTAAGTTGGCAGCGTGACCGACGATTCGACGCCGTGGGGGACCGGCCTGACGGTGGCCGGGTTCGTCGCGGTGGTGCTCGCCGCCGCGATCGTGGTGCTGGGGGTCGGCCTGCTGCGGGTGCATCCCCTGCTGGCGATCGGGCTCAACATGGTCGCGGTCGGCGGGCTGGCGCCCACGGTGTGGGGTTGGCGACGCAGGCCGGTGTGGCGCTGGTTCGTCCTCGGCGCCGGGGTCGGCGTCGTCGGCGGCTGGATCGCGCTGCTCGCGGTGGCGCTGACGGGTGTCTGATCAGCGCTGGGTGCCCGAGGACCGCACACCCAGCAGCACGTCCTCCCAGGCCGGCACGGTCGCCCTGGCCTTGCGGCTGCGCTTGGGTGCGGGAGCGGGCTCGGGTTCCGGTTCCGGTGTCGGAGCGGGTGGCTGCTCCGCCTGCTCAGGCTGGACCTGCGGCTGGGGCGCCTCGAACTCCAGCTGCGGAACCGCGGCGACGGGCCGCAGCGGACGCGCGAAATCCGGGTTGACCAGCTGGTGTGCGGCGTCGTCGGAGGCCGTCACCAGCCCGCCGTGGGAGCCGGGGGTGAACCGGAAGTGCGCGAGGTTGTCGGAGCGCCCCGCCTTCCAGGCCAGCTGCACGGTCCAGCGGCTGTCCTCGTTGCGCCAGGCGTCCCACGCGACGGCGTCCGGGTCGAGGCCACGTGCCACCAGCGCCTTGGTCACCGTCTCCAGCAGCGTCAGCACCGAGGGACCGTCGGCCAGCACCGGGTGCGCCGCGGTTGCCAGCTCGGCCGCCCGCGCACGTTCCAGCAGCACCGGGTGGGCGAACCGCTCGACCCGCTCGACGGGAACGCCTGCCGCGGCGGCCAGCTGCTCGACCGATGCACCGGCGCGGATTTTCGCTTGAATTTCCTTGGGACGCAGCACGCTTTGAACCTCTAGATCGATCTCGGTCTGGTTCGAGGCGACCCTGTCACCGCGCACAGCGGCCCGCAGCCGGTCGTCCACACGCAGAGTGAACATTTCCGCGGAGTCGGCGGTCTCGCAGATGATGCGTTTGCCGTCTACATCCAGTCCGACGACCCTGAGTTCTCGCATACCGACCTCCTGGGCGCACCCTACTGCGTTATCGGCTCGTAACCGCGCTGACACGCGGGACGGCCGGCGGACGGTTCGGTTCGGACCTTCAGAGCCTCTCGAGGACCCAGTCGACACACTGCGTCAACGCGCTGACGTCGTCGGGATCCACCGCCGGGAACATGCCGATGCGCAACTGGTTGCGGCCGAGTTTGCGGTACGGCTCGGTGTCGACGATGCCGTTGGCCCGCAGCACCTTGGCCACCGCGGCGGCGTCGACGTCGTCGGAGAAGTCGATGGTGCCGACCACCTGCGAACGCAGCGTCGGGTCGGTGACGAACGGCGTCGCGAACGACGCCGCCTCGGCCCACGAGTACAGCCGCGACGACGAATCGGCGGTGCGTTTGACCGCCCAGTCCAGGCCGCCGTTGCCCAGCAGCCAGTCGATCTGCTCGGCCAGCAGGATGAGCGTCGCGATCGCCGGGGTGTTGTAGGTCTGGTTCTTGAGGCTGTTCTCGACCGCGATGGGCAGCGACAGGAAGTCCGGGACCCAGCGGCCCGACGCCTGGATGGCCTCGATGCGGGCCAGCGCCGCGGGGCTCATCACGGCCAGCCACAGACCGCCGTCGCCTGCGAAGTTCTTCTGCGGGGCGAAGTAGTACGCGTCGACGTCGGTGATGTTGACCGGCAGGCCGCCTGCCGCCGACGTGGCGTCGATGAGCACCAGCGCGTCACCGGCGCCCTCGGGGCGCTGCACGGGCACCGCGACACCGGTCGAGGTCTCGTTGTGCGCCCACGCGATGGCGTCGACCGACGGGTCGGCCTGCGGTGCGGGGGCGGTGCCCGGGTCGGTCTTGACGACGATGGGCTCGTCGATGAACGGGTTCTTGGTGACGCATGAGGCGAACTTGGAGCTGAACTCGCCGTAGGTCAGGTGCAGCGAACGCTTCTCGATCAGGCCGAACGCGGCGGCGTCCCAGAACGCGGTCGAGCCGCCGTTGCCCAGGATCACTTCGTAGCCGTCGGGCACCGAGAACAGCTGGCGCAGCCCGTCGCGCACCCGACCGACGAGGTTCTTGATCGGCGCCTGGCGGTGGGAGGTACCGAACAGATCTCCCGCGGCGGCCAGCGCGGTCAGTTGCTCGGGGCGGACCTTGGAGGGTCCGCAGCCGAAACGGCCGTCGCGAGGCTTGAGTTCGGCAGGAATGATCAGTTCAGCCATGTCACCAGCCTAAAGGGAGCGTCCGCACCGTCGAGTGTGGGCCCTGTGCACGCAAAACCGCCGCACGGCGTGCACACGGCCCACGGTCGGCCTCACAGCGTCAGGATGCGCGGGCCTTGCGCGGTGATCGCGACGGTGTGTTCACTGTGCGCGGCGCGGGCCCCGCTCGCGGTGCGCAACGT
This region of Mycolicibacterium goodii genomic DNA includes:
- a CDS encoding SRPBCC family protein, with product MAAPLLQAQIDINAPVGKVWSLISDLSRMPEWSPQCRLMKTIGPLRPGALTINLNRRKFMFWPTTCHILEVIPEQKLAFRVDVNKTVWSYELEPTENGTRVTESRHAENGTTAVSNAAITAFFGGVPGFEGELVDGMNQSLARIKAAAER
- a CDS encoding DUF2530 domain-containing protein, which codes for MTGAPERNPDDTPVPPQLPRALLDPRPVIIVIAVGWLIATIAAFALPNLQEWRPYTVAGLGVGVLGTSIFLWQRRAVRRGSRGAQSGLT
- a CDS encoding MarR family winged helix-turn-helix transcriptional regulator, translated to MKHLDARVASDLALAVVRFARQLRTRRSDSPVTLTQLSALSTLAKEGAMTPGALAVRERVRPPSMTRVLTSLTEQGLVVRTAHPVDGRQIMVSASQAGMELVEVEQRASQEWLLEQLGKLDPDQRQTLIAAADLMTAMVDEKV
- a CDS encoding TrmH family RNA methyltransferase encodes the protein MSPLQVIDIDDPADSRIDDFRDLNSVDRRPDLPTGKALVIAEGVLVVQRMLASRFQPRALLGTDRRLGELAADLEGVDVPFYRASAEVMAEAIGFHLNRGVLASAPRAAELTVEKVLAGARTVAVLEGVNDHENLGSIFRNAAGLAVDAVIFGAGCADPLYRRAVRVSMGHALLVPFARAMSWPADLEMLRDNDFRLLAMTPAGSAATLSDAMVQLGAERVAILVGAEGPGLTERTMRASDVRVRIPMSRGTDSLNVATAAALAFYERARLAH
- a CDS encoding DUF2537 domain-containing protein gives rise to the protein MTDDSTPWGTGLTVAGFVAVVLAAAIVVLGVGLLRVHPLLAIGLNMVAVGGLAPTVWGWRRRPVWRWFVLGAGVGVVGGWIALLAVALTGV
- the sepH gene encoding septation protein SepH, with translation MRELRVVGLDVDGKRIICETADSAEMFTLRVDDRLRAAVRGDRVASNQTEIDLEVQSVLRPKEIQAKIRAGASVEQLAAAAGVPVERVERFAHPVLLERARAAELATAAHPVLADGPSVLTLLETVTKALVARGLDPDAVAWDAWRNEDSRWTVQLAWKAGRSDNLAHFRFTPGSHGGLVTASDDAAHQLVNPDFARPLRPVAAVPQLEFEAPQPQVQPEQAEQPPAPTPEPEPEPAPAPKRSRKARATVPAWEDVLLGVRSSGTQR
- the serC gene encoding phosphoserine transaminase encodes the protein MAELIIPAELKPRDGRFGCGPSKVRPEQLTALAAAGDLFGTSHRQAPIKNLVGRVRDGLRQLFSVPDGYEVILGNGGSTAFWDAAAFGLIEKRSLHLTYGEFSSKFASCVTKNPFIDEPIVVKTDPGTAPAPQADPSVDAIAWAHNETSTGVAVPVQRPEGAGDALVLIDATSAAGGLPVNITDVDAYYFAPQKNFAGDGGLWLAVMSPAALARIEAIQASGRWVPDFLSLPIAVENSLKNQTYNTPAIATLILLAEQIDWLLGNGGLDWAVKRTADSSSRLYSWAEAASFATPFVTDPTLRSQVVGTIDFSDDVDAAAVAKVLRANGIVDTEPYRKLGRNQLRIGMFPAVDPDDVSALTQCVDWVLERL